The genomic region cttctggTATTTTCTGAATGCTGTTTACCTATGACTTTTATTGTTCTTTTGATACTTCATAAAACTTCCAGTTAACAAATGTTTCTATATTAGCAGATTGAGTAGTTAGGAACTTTCTTAGCAGTATTTCAGCAACCAGTACCTATTTGTAAGTAATAATTAAACACAAGAATATAAAGCTGAAGTGGTAGTAGAGgaaaatggacttttttttgcctttttctagATAGGAAGGTGTAGTTTGGAATATtgacaaacatttttgtaatcACGTAAATTACAAGCTTATAAGACTAAAGGatttaaaactgttctttaaGGCGAAGTGTAATCAGtataaggaaaaggaaatagtaGGATGGATTATCAAGacccctttttctctttctgctcctgGAAGCATTAAGGCcataaaattagttttgttttggtgaTGCTGTGTCTATTTACTAACAAATTACTTGAAGGATTCTGTATCTATAAGGGTAAAAGGAaggcttgcatttttttctttattgaaagtttttatttgtacAGCTCTTGAGAGGAATGTAGAATCGAGATGTGGGTTTCCTTATTGGAAAAGAAGCTTACCAAGAGCAGTAAAACtattataaaaggaaaatacttcttAAGCTTGagtgttttttaatatgtaaacgTTTTGGTGTTGCTGCTCAGAATAGGATAAGAAACTGAAACTAGAGACGTCCCAGCCTACGTCGTAGACTAAATTCACTCTGATGCGTGCCACAGAATTCATTCATGCTGGCTAAATCTCAATGCCATGCTAGAAGAGAATAAGCTGGGTGCTATATTTTGCATATCCAGGTTTTATTCTAAAGGAAGTTGGCATGCAGCATTAGAAGGAAGCTGCGATATGCTCCGGTAACTTGTGTAACAGGAGCAGTCATGGGATCAGTGCAGAAGGACAAGCCAGAGCTTTTCTTTCTACCTACTGTGGACTCTGCCAAAGAGACAAAATTTGTTTCACAATTAAAGTTTAATGAATTGTAAGGCAAGTTACTTACTTTTTGCTAAATATTAAATTGTTCCATTGGTTTACCGTAGTGCCATAAAACAGATGAGGAGAAACCTATGtatatctttttaaaagtgatgGTCGTTTACATTACCAAGTTGATTGACTACACACATCTAAGCATTGCAGGATGTTAAATCTAATTCTTAATACTCTATTCTGAAAAAGCTTGCTTTGGTAAAGAAAGGTAAGTGCAATTTACCTTTTCTTTACTgaataagaaacaaaagcatacTACATCAATCCTTAAGTTCTTTAATGTTTAACCTTCTGGGGGTCTGTTCTGAAACACTGACCTTTTCTATTGTTCCAACTTAATgcagatagattttttttttttcccaaacagatGCATATGACTAATCCAACCGTGATCTCAGTGTAAAAATCCTTAGTTCTAGAGGCGTTTTTGCCTAGTGAAACAGTAACTCCTATAAGCTTATAAATACTAGGACTTTGTATTATGTGTAACTCAAACTGAGGCTATCTGGGCTTTCCGACCCGATGACTAAGTTACCTCTGAACGCTCTCCGTGTTGTTGAGAGTCACCATATGCACGTATATACCATATATAACACAGTCAAAAGTGGAACTCTAGGAGATGGAGGCGATGCTGGCTTCACAGGAATTCCTCCGTTGCTGTGCAGTAGGTGCAAGGCTCGGTAAGGCATGTAGCTGAGTCCCAGGGTAACCTGGTGATGGCAACTTCATCAGCCCGTGCCAGCTCCCTTCTTCCCACAGCCAGGGGTTTGGATTACCCAGCAGCATCCCACCAGAATAACTCTGCTGCTGGTCACCTGATGTAGCCATGGCACAGGAGCTGCATTTGATCTGCTTGTGAGCCACATGCAGCTCACGAACCACAGGTTGGTTACCCTGACTTAAGCATTAGCTCACTTAACAAAAATCTGTACTTTGTAGTTCTAATTCAGTTGCTGTTGTTTACGTGGGCTGCACTGCATGTTTTTCAGTAGTGTATTGATCTCTAGTGTTGAATTGCATGACTGTTCTAGCGTGTGATCTGTATGtctcttgttttaattttttcttttcttttcttctttttattcagaCAGGGGATTTGGCTTCTGTGCAATTAACAGGAACTCCAAATAGATGGGAGGTCTtgtctgcagctcctgccactATAAAGGATGAAGCTGGTAATATAGTACAGATTCCAGGTGCTGCCACAGTAACTTCAAGTGGGCAGTATGTCCTTCCTATTCAGAGTTTGCAAAATCAACAAATCTTTTCTGTTGCACCAGGATCAGATTCGTCGAATGGTACAGTGTCTAACGTACAATACCAAGTAATACCCCAGATCCAGACAGCGGATGGTCAGCAAGTTCAACTTGGCTTTGCAGCCTCTTCTGATAATAGCAGTATAAATCAAGAAACCGGTCAAATTCAGATCATTCCTGGCTCTAATCAAACCATCATTGCCTCTGGAACACCTTCAACTAATATTCAGAATATCTTATCACAGTCTGGTCAAGTCCAGGTTCAGGGAGTTGCAATTGGTGGTTCGTCTTTTCCTGGCCAAGCACAAGTGGTTGCTAACGTCCCTCTTGGACTGCCAGGAAATATTACTTTTGTACCCATCAATAGTGTTGATCTAGATTCTCTGGGACTTGGCAGTGGTTCTCAAACCATGACAGCAGGCATTAATGCAGATGGGCACTTGATAAATACTGGACAGGCCATGGATAGTTCAGATACTTCTGAAAGGACTGGTGAGCAAGTTTCTCCTGAAATTACAGAAACTGCCACTGATAATGACTTGTTTGTGCCAACATCATCTTCATCACAATTGCCCGTTACCATAGACAGTTCAAGTATATTggaacaaaatgcaaacaactTGACCACAACCAGTGGTCAGGTTCACAGTTCTGATCTTCAGGGAAATTACATTCAGACATCAGTCTCTGATGATACACAGGCTCAGAATATTCAGGTCTCCACAGCACAGCCAATTGTACAACACATACAGCTTCAAGAGTCTCAGCAGCCAACCAGTCAAGCCCAGATTGTACAAGGTATTGCGCAACAGACAATCCACGGTGTGCAAGCAAGTCAAAGTATATCTCAACAGGCTCTTCAGAACCTTCAACTGCAGCTGAACCCCGGAACTTTTTTAATTCAGGCACAAACAGTGACCCCTTCTGGGCAGATAACCTGGCAGACATTTCAAGTGCAAGGAGTTCAGAATTTGCAGAACTTGCAAATTCAGAATGCACCTGGTCAACAAATAACTCTAACCCCTGTGCAGACTCTCACTCTTGGTCAAGTTGCAGCAGGTGGGGCGTTGACGTCAACTCCAGTTAGTCTAAGCACTGCTCAATTGCCAAATCTACAGACAGTTACAGTAAACTCTATAGATTCTGCTGGTATTCAGCTGCATCAAGGAGAAAATGCTGGCAGTCCTGCAGGTATTTACTTTATTCTTTTtgcataaatttgttttttattattattgtatgtACTTGGTTTGAATGATGATAATCATAACGCTATTGTTTTTGCTGCAGAAGCCTTCAAAATACAGTGGGTTAAAGTAATGATAGATTTCATTTGAAAGTACTGTTGCATAAGAAACAACTGTAATGGTAGAACATGGTCCTACCCCACTTGTGTTATTATAAACTCCTGTAACTCTCAACTGGTCATATCAGTTAATTGCACTTCTAATACAATGTTTGTCAGTACTTACAAGTCTTACAGAAACCTGACAAGCAACTATGCTCGCAATAAAGCAGTGTCATTAGCATTACCTGTAACGAATAGGTGAATTTTTTGTGGAAAATCCAAATATATGTTTAccattgtttttcttgaaaatctgTGGATCCTCTGAGATGCTGTTATTGACccaatgtttttttaaattaatttcctgcTGATGTAATGTCAGTGTTACTAGGATGTACAACACCCATATAAGCAGAAGTGAAACGAGCATCTGAATATCAAAATGGAGGCTGTGCTTAACAACACGTATGAGATGAGTTTCCAGTAGTACATATTTGCATTATGTTTCAGAATGTACAATTTTTAATGATGAGCATCACAGCATGTTTTATCTCTataagcagaaaagaaatgtgattttcttaaaataggAATTTCTTAATGTGAGGAAAATACACACGCCCGTTTATTTTTGGTAGATTTGATACACTGCATTCCCAATTTTAGGGTTTAGCtacttgaaagaaagaataggAGAGGTTCAACAATAAGAGAGCCTCAAGATGTTTTGTTGTGCCAGAAGCCATTTAATCTAATCATTTTGGCGTTGTGCTCAGGCTAGTTACGAGGGGCAGAGTGGGTAGTAGAGATAATTTGGGAGGGAAATGCTGCACAAAGTAGCTTGGGAATTGCTATTTTACTGTAATCACATGAACCAAGGCTCTGCTTCATTAAGATACTGAAGCATACATGTGTAATGCAAGGCATAAATGTTTTGTATTGTATGCCTATTTAAACACGTGAGCAGGACGCAATATTAAGTAAAAGTGCCTAGAGGAGCTGCTTAGTTAAGGCCTACAGATTATAATACTTGCATAGTTGCTGCTGTTGATATCTTGTATGTCATAAGCTTACTTTTCCTTTGTGATCCcaaaatttgaatttaaaatagtaAGTGGGATGATTTTCTAGTTCTTTGTGTTTTGGAAATGCCTTTTATATTATGGATTTACTAAGGAGAAGTTACCCAGACCTAGATAAACCTGCTTTTCATTGGCTTGTAGgcaacagcagcaaataaaTGGGTGTGCTGCCAACAGCATTTGCTCTGATGGGTAATCTTCTTTCTTAGATTTTCTATTTCCAGTGAAAACAGAATGTCTTGGTTTGTCTCTGTCACACCTTATTACCTATGAGGGCAGTGGGTTGAGacagcaataacaaaaagcaTGTGATGTGTCTGATGGTGTCTTTCCAACCATTGGAAAAAGAGCCTTACGGCTAACTTGAAGTACAAGAAAGATGAGAATGTCTTTATTTCTGAGGTTTATATGGGCAGGATCATGTAGATGGTGGTTATTGCTTATGGGTTAACGTAGCATACATTTGAgagcaaatattaaataaataaataaataaataaaataaagcagagaagaaccaaaataaaaggcatgtgaaaaagaagttgaaccagCTGTGTGTATGTTAGCTTGTCCATTGACACTCTTTGAGAGTGTTCTGATGCCAGTTCATAATCAAATGCAAGGGAATTCCATCAAGCATTCCTGAAGTGTTCTGCTGTAAGGAATTTCACATGTGAATGGAAGTGAATAAATGGGATATAAGAAATGTGATTAAACAGGCAGATTCAGCCAGGGAAGAGTAGAAACTATTGCCTGAAGTGACTAGCTATAAACACCTGGTTATATTAAAGATAGGGCAGAGATTTATGGTGACATTTTTCCTACTTGTCTAGGAGTGATATATGGACTGGAAGGCATTAAAACTGCCATCCCCTAAATTTGGGGAGAATTTAATTGGTCCCTCCTTTATATCACAGGAAACTGACTTTTCCAAAGTAATGATCAATCTAGCGTTCAAAAGGAATTATCTTGACTGACCTTCACTCCCTTTTCCATATGAATCTCTCATTTTGTCTATATCGAGGTTGTCTAAGATAATCTTGttcagtgattttcttttttttttttttttttttataacaccCCGCAGTATGGTACGGCACCCTTTCTTCACTTTGAAGAATAAATGCACAAGTAGAAATAGAAAGCTGAGCTCACATGCTGAAGCTGGCATAAATGCTGGGTGGTTCCAGCACTGGTTGTTGGCTCTTTCAAAGTTCACTTTTCCTAAGTTAAATGAGTGGATTCTGTCCAACAAGTCCAGTGGATTCAGCGTGTCACGAGGtagagcagggaaaggtgttGGTTTGTCATATCTGAAACCTTCTTTAGCAATGCTTTTCAGAACAAAGAGGTGGTATCAAATGCTATCAGTGTGTTACCAGTGGCAGAGAGAGAACACCTTTTCACAGGTGTTCTAGCTTCAGTCCTTTGGTCTTGAGAGGAAGCTAAGCCTGAGAAAACTCTTTAGTAGCCTACTCCTTTTATTGGCACTTGGtaataaaatactgcattgtCTGTAACAAGAAGAGGCATTAGGCACACCGTTCACATTGCTTTTTAGCAAGGTACCTGTTCAAGGAAggtatttgtttcttcattggtttcttcttcaaatattttatatgaagtAACTTTCCTTTCAGAGTACAGTAATAAATAGTAATAGTGTCTAAGTTAAGTTATTAATATACTGAATCATGGGTTTGGACTGGTTGTTACCTGAAAAAAGATAACTTTACTGGGTCTGATCTAGGTTACTTCACCTTTTGTAAAGCTGGATtgaatgttttttaataatCCTTTTGACTGTTCCAGCGGCATCTGAAGAAACTAGTGAGTGACCTGAGAAGAAGTAGCACTGGCTTAAGAAGGGGCTTTGTTGCTTATCAACCCAGGCACGCTCAGCtggaagattaatttatttaaaaataaaaccccacagTTTTCCATTTGGTCTATAGTTGAAATGAAGTCGGAGGGGTCCCTTTCAAGAGTTGACTTCAAGGTCTTCGTTTCAGCATctttcttcccagctcctccaTTGCAGGAGTATGTACAGCTATTTAGGGACTCATCTGCCTGCTGCCACTGAAGCTTACAATCATGCCTGTTGATCAACTTACTCCAGTTGATAGAGAGTGGGAGTGGTTGGCTATTTGTGGTGGGGACTTCATTCCATTCCTGCCAGAACCTGAAGTCTCTATCGTGCTGAAGTAATTGACCTATTCTAAATTTGGCCAGAAAAAAAGGGCAATTTTCTAGGTAAATACTTGCCTAAGTAACAATTTCTTGCTCATCTGCTGGTGTCTTGTGAGGCTGATGTCTGACATCCATTAGGTAAAACAGTTTAACTCCCCCACCCCgataattaaaaatggaatatttaCAGTTGTATTTGCTGGAGTGGTTGTTTCAGTGTTCTAATGCTTCTGGTGAAGTACTGCAGAATGCTACTTAAAGCATAGCTTTCTTCTGGCATCTAGAACTTTATAAAAGGTTTTGGCTAGTTTTCACTGTTACACAGcttagttttttcttttcaagttccAGTTCAAAATtttactaattttaattttggttttgcagtTTGTCTTTCTAAGACATCCTTTCTTCCAAGCTTTTGCAAGAAGGGCATGGTATTCGTATGAAATTAAatctgataattaaaaaaacaagtctTAGGAAATCCATCAAGTAAGCTGAAGCTATGatgttaaataattattttcatctgaCATCTGTTTTGGGCTATCCCACTTAAATTTGAGGCGTTTAGTTTATATGTTGTAAAATCAATGTAGTTTAAAACGGTACTTCCACTGTTCTATTTTTGATATGAAAAACTCAAATTGGAAACTGACAGATTTAAGTTAGTGCAGGAATTAGAGCTATTTATGTAGCAATCTTATGTAAACAGTTTGCTTTCAGCATGCAAGAATTACATTCCCtattttctcatcattttcaaaggaaattaataaattgTGGAAGAATTAGATGATCATAGTTGTGTTTCACAATCTTGCTTATAACAGCATATAGCAAATTAACTCACTTCAAGTGTAAGAAAGTTTGTATAACTTTAATTAgtcttttttaatgcagtatcTGCTGCTGTGGtataaaaaattgcattttttttctttgaattctaGAAAAGATTGAATCTTAATATGCATCCTCAATGTCTGTGGTTGATGCACTTCTCTGCTCTCTGTATTCTAAAACAGCTCACAGCCTAATTCACTTCCGTGCAGCCCACGGTGGCAAGGTGCATGTATGTTGCCCTTAAGTGAATATTTTGTCATGTAGGTTGAGTGTCTGGTGATGCAAATTTAAGGAGGTCAATCTGAGTTACTTTAGGCTCAGCCATCCTGAGGATGTTCATAAAATAATAGTTACCCGGTTTCAGGTACCCGTTCCTCACTTGTTTTTCAAAGATCCTTCTCACATGAAGCAAGAGGAGAACTCCCTCACACCTGTAGGGATGGATGCATAGGAAGTATCCGTGAAATCAGAGGcaagggattttattttcagtactgCTTTAACTTAAAAAGAAGGCTGGCaacccattttctgtttttgtgcaATCTCATGACTGTAAGTCCCTTGCTTCAGGTTCTGTATGGCTTTGTTGCCTTCTGACCTTCTTCACAGGATTGCATACTTTGGTTCTGATCTCTCAAGCTAACTCGTTAGTGCATCTGGCTCATAAAAAGCATCTGAAGTTTCTAGGAAGGACACTGCCAGTCTTTTTGTAATGCCAGGAGTGCTCACCAAGAGCACTCATTACTGAATGAAAATTATCTTAATCTGTTGATTAAGATCTTTTGATCTGTTACTGGGTATTTATTTTAGTAgtttttttacattttcctgaTTTATTGTCAGTGGAAAGCATTTCATTCTCATCTAGTGACAGAACTATTATTTCACTTTAAAGCCAAATATGTAACAGAAATTGTACAGTTTTGCCTTTCTGAATTGCTGATGACAGTTTTGTCACTTGATTCTAGTAGCATTCTAGTACACTTAGTTAGGAATATTTGACCCAGAATTCAGTGTCCTCCTGCTTTCCTTACCTATTTGTGCAGTTCCTGGTTTCGGTACTGAGTATGGTGAACTCTTCTTCCCCCTTTGTAGCAATTCCCTCTTaaattttcaacagaaaataaggaaaaaaaataggggcATGCTATAGCAGATACTACCCTTCAGAACAAACCCAAAATCTTGAGACACTGTAGACAGTGTATCTTTGAAGAACTGAAGTTGCTGTAGGGTAAGTAAGCGTTCTTTGATGCATAATTTGTGCTATGATAGCACTGGTATAAGTTGGTGTAGAATAATGCATGGGATCACTTGGAAATACATACGCTATGTTGAATTTCTTGCAAGAGATCTGTAGCtctgtttttaatcattttgctgGTACTGCTTCAATATTCAGTACTGTGAGGTCCTGCTCTTAGACTTGTATACAACTTGTACACAAGTTGTTTTCCTTAGAAGCTTAAAGTGTGATTTTGCTCTGTTGAAACTAGATGACAGTCTTTCTTCTGAGCTGAGCTTCACTAGTA from Aythya fuligula isolate bAytFul2 chromosome 6, bAytFul2.pri, whole genome shotgun sequence harbors:
- the SP3 gene encoding transcription factor Sp3 isoform X1 — translated: MTAPEKPVKQEEMAALDVDSSSHGEYLQHGNGAASASAAAAAPQDAQPSPLALLAATCSKIGPPSPEEDEAAAAASHSAGATGDLASVQLTGTPNRWEVLSAAPATIKDEAGNIVQIPGAATVTSSGQYVLPIQSLQNQQIFSVAPGSDSSNGTVSNVQYQVIPQIQTADGQQVQLGFAASSDNSSINQETGQIQIIPGSNQTIIASGTPSTNIQNILSQSGQVQVQGVAIGGSSFPGQAQVVANVPLGLPGNITFVPINSVDLDSLGLGSGSQTMTAGINADGHLINTGQAMDSSDTSERTGEQVSPEITETATDNDLFVPTSSSSQLPVTIDSSSILEQNANNLTTTSGQVHSSDLQGNYIQTSVSDDTQAQNIQVSTAQPIVQHIQLQESQQPTSQAQIVQGIAQQTIHGVQASQSISQQALQNLQLQLNPGTFLIQAQTVTPSGQITWQTFQVQGVQNLQNLQIQNAPGQQITLTPVQTLTLGQVAAGGALTSTPVSLSTAQLPNLQTVTVNSIDSAGIQLHQGENAGSPADIRIKEEEPDPEEWQLSGDSTLNTNDLTHLRVQVVDEEGDQPHQEGKRLRRVACTCPNCKEGGGRGSNLGKKKQHICHIPGCGKVYGKTSHLRAHLRWHSGERPFVCTWMFCGKRFTRSDELQRHRRTHTGEKKFVCPECSKRFMRSDHLAKHIKTHQNKKGIHSSSTVLASVEATPDDTLITAGGTTLILANIQQGSVSGIGTVNTSGTSNQDILTNTEIPLQLVTVSGNETME
- the SP3 gene encoding transcription factor Sp3 isoform X2 translates to MTAPEKPVKQEEMAALDVDSSSHGEYLQHGNGAASASAAAAAPQDAQPSPLALLAATCSKIGPPSPEEDEAAAAASHSAGATGDLASVQLTGTPNRWEVLSAAPATIKDEAGNIVQIPGSDSSNGTVSNVQYQVIPQIQTADGQQVQLGFAASSDNSSINQETGQIQIIPGSNQTIIASGTPSTNIQNILSQSGQVQVQGVAIGGSSFPGQAQVVANVPLGLPGNITFVPINSVDLDSLGLGSGSQTMTAGINADGHLINTGQAMDSSDTSERTGEQVSPEITETATDNDLFVPTSSSSQLPVTIDSSSILEQNANNLTTTSGQVHSSDLQGNYIQTSVSDDTQAQNIQVSTAQPIVQHIQLQESQQPTSQAQIVQGIAQQTIHGVQASQSISQQALQNLQLQLNPGTFLIQAQTVTPSGQITWQTFQVQGVQNLQNLQIQNAPGQQITLTPVQTLTLGQVAAGGALTSTPVSLSTAQLPNLQTVTVNSIDSAGIQLHQGENAGSPADIRIKEEEPDPEEWQLSGDSTLNTNDLTHLRVQVVDEEGDQPHQEGKRLRRVACTCPNCKEGGGRGSNLGKKKQHICHIPGCGKVYGKTSHLRAHLRWHSGERPFVCTWMFCGKRFTRSDELQRHRRTHTGEKKFVCPECSKRFMRSDHLAKHIKTHQNKKGIHSSSTVLASVEATPDDTLITAGGTTLILANIQQGSVSGIGTVNTSGTSNQDILTNTEIPLQLVTVSGNETME
- the SP3 gene encoding transcription factor Sp3 isoform X3, whose product is MTAPEKPVKQEEMAALDVDSSSHGEYLQHGNGAASASAAAAAPQDAQPSPLALLAATCSKIGPPSPEEDEAAAAASHSAGATGDLASVQLTGTPNRWEVLSAAPATIKDEAGSDSSNGTVSNVQYQVIPQIQTADGQQVQLGFAASSDNSSINQETGQIQIIPGSNQTIIASGTPSTNIQNILSQSGQVQVQGVAIGGSSFPGQAQVVANVPLGLPGNITFVPINSVDLDSLGLGSGSQTMTAGINADGHLINTGQAMDSSDTSERTGEQVSPEITETATDNDLFVPTSSSSQLPVTIDSSSILEQNANNLTTTSGQVHSSDLQGNYIQTSVSDDTQAQNIQVSTAQPIVQHIQLQESQQPTSQAQIVQGIAQQTIHGVQASQSISQQALQNLQLQLNPGTFLIQAQTVTPSGQITWQTFQVQGVQNLQNLQIQNAPGQQITLTPVQTLTLGQVAAGGALTSTPVSLSTAQLPNLQTVTVNSIDSAGIQLHQGENAGSPADIRIKEEEPDPEEWQLSGDSTLNTNDLTHLRVQVVDEEGDQPHQEGKRLRRVACTCPNCKEGGGRGSNLGKKKQHICHIPGCGKVYGKTSHLRAHLRWHSGERPFVCTWMFCGKRFTRSDELQRHRRTHTGEKKFVCPECSKRFMRSDHLAKHIKTHQNKKGIHSSSTVLASVEATPDDTLITAGGTTLILANIQQGSVSGIGTVNTSGTSNQDILTNTEIPLQLVTVSGNETME